GCCGCCCAGGCAGCAGCACGAGCGGAGCCCGGGAAGCCGCGGGTGCTGCTCGTCCCCCGGATCGACGGCACCTACGCCGCGACCGGTGTGCTCGGCACCGTCGAGCAGGTCGGGCGGCTCTCCGACGGAGACCCCGGCGCCCTCATCCGCGGTCACAGCCGGGTACGCGTCGGCGCCGGTACGACCGGTCCCGGCGCCGCCCTCTGGATCCACGGCACCCTCATCGACGAGGCCCTGCCCGACCCGCTGCCCGGTTCGGTCACGGAACTCGTCAAGGAGTACAAGGCCCTCGCCACCAGCTGGCTGCGCAAGCGCGGGGCGTGGCAGGTCGTGGACCGCGTCCAGCAGATCGACGACGTGGCGGCGCTCGCCGACAACGCCGGCTACTCGCCCTTCCTGTCCACCGCGCAGAAGGTCGAGCTGCTGGAGACCAGCGACCCGGCCGCCCGGCTCAGGCTCGCCACCGAACAGCTCCGCGAGCACCTCGCCGAACAGGACGTGGCCGAGTCGATCGCCAAGGACGTCCAGGAGGGCGTCGACAAGCAGCAGCGCGAGTTCCTGCTGCGCCGCCAGCTCGACGCGGTCCGCAAGGAACTGCGCGAGCTCCACGGCGAGTCCGACGGAGAGGAGTCCGACGACTACCGCGCCCGGGTCGAGTCCGCCGACCTCCCGGAGAAGGTCCGCGAGGCCGCGCTCAAGGAGGTCGACAAGCTGGAGCGCGCCGGCGACCAAAACCCCGAGGGCTCCTGGATCCGCACCTGGCTCGACACCGTCCTCGAACTGCCCTGGAACGAACGCACCGAGGACGCCTACGACATCCGCGGGGCCAAGGCCGTCCTGGACGCCGAGCACGCGGGCCTGGACGACGTGAAGGAACGGATCACCGAGTACCTCGCGGTCCGCAAGCGGCGTTCCGACCGGGGCCTCGGCGTGGTCGGCGGCCGCCGCGGCGGCGCGGTCCTCGCCCTCGTCGGCCCGCCCGGTGTCGGCAAGACCTCGCTCGGCGAGTCCGTCGCGCACGCGATGGGGCGCAGGTTCGTCCGTGTCGCGCTGGGCGGCGTCCGGGACGAGGCGGAGATCCGCGGTCACCGGCGGACCTACGTCGGCGCGCTGCCCGGCCGGATCGTCCGCGCCGTCAAGGAGGCCGGGACCATGAACCCGGTGGTCCTCCTCGACGAGATCGACAAGGTGGGCTCCGACTTCCGGGGCGACCCCGCGGCGGCGCTGCTCGAAGTCCTGGACCCGGCCCAGAACCACACGTTCCGCGACCACTACCTGGAGGTCGAGCTCGATCTGTCGGACGTGGTCTTCCTGGCGACGGCCAACGTCCTGGAAGCCATTCCGGAGGCGCTGCTCGACCGCATGGAACTGGTCAGGCTCGACGGCTACACCGAGGACGAGAAGGTCGTCATCGCCCGGGACCACCTGCTCCCGCGCCAGCTGGAGCGGGCCGGTCTGGAGCCGGGCGAGGTGACCCTCGAGGAGTCCGCGCTGCGCAGGCTGGCGGGCGAGTACACCCGGGAGGCGGGCGTGCGGAACCTGGAGCGCGCGATCGCCAGACTGCTCCGCAAGGTCGCGGCCCAGCACGAACTGGGCCGGCGGGAGCTGCCGTTCACCGTCGGCGACGGCGACCTGCGCGCGCTGATCGGCCGGCCGCACCATGTGCCCGAGTCCGCCCAGGACCCGGCGGAGCGCCGTACCGCGGTGCCGGGCGTGGCGACGGGGCTCGCGGTCACCGGCGCCGGGGGCGACGTCCTCTACGTCGAGGCGTCGCTGGCCGACCCGGAGACCGGTGCCTCCGGACTGACCCTCACCGGTCAGCTCGGCGACGTGATGAAGGAGTCCGCACAGATCGCACTGAGCTTCCTCCGCTCGCACGGCGCGGAACTGGAGCTGCCCGTCGGCGATCTGAAGGACCGCGGCGTGCACATCCACTTCCCGGCGGGCGCGGTCCCGAAGGACGGGCCGAGCGCGGGCATCACGATGACGACCGCGCTGGCGTCGCTGCTCTCGGGCCGGCAGGCCCGCACGGACGTGGCGATGACCGGTGAGGTGTCGCTGACCGGGCGGGTGCTGCCCATCGGCGGTGTGAAGCAGAAGCTGCTCGCCGCGCACCGCGCCGGGATCACCACGGTCGTGATCCCCAAGCGGAACGAGGCCGATCTGGACGACGTCCCGGCCGAGGTGCTGGAGAAGCTGGAGGTGCACCCCGTGACGGACGTCCGCCAGGTCCTGCGGATCGCGCTGTCCCCGGCCGAGGTGACGGTGCCGGCCGCGGCCTGAGCCGCGGGATACCTGCCGCCTTCCCCACGGTCGCCGTCGCCGTATGCCACCCCGTTCCGGCGGGGCGGTGTACGGCGACTGGCGTTCCCGGCGCCGCGTGGACGGCTGCCGTACCCCGGCCCGGCGTGGACGGCGCGACTGCCGCTCCCCGTGCCGCGTGGACGGCGACCGCCCTTCCCGGCCCCGCGCGAACGGCGGCTGCTGTTCCCGCCGTGTCCCCACTCCCGTGCCCCCGCTGCCGCGTCCCTCCGCTCCCGTGCCCCCGCTCCCGCCGTGTCCCCGCCCTCGCGTACCCGCGCGCCGTCGCGACCGCTC
The Streptomyces tirandamycinicus DNA segment above includes these coding regions:
- the lon gene encoding endopeptidase La; this translates as MASTPTPLTLPVLPLDDEVVLPGMVVPLDLSDNDVRAAVEAAQAAARAEPGKPRVLLVPRIDGTYAATGVLGTVEQVGRLSDGDPGALIRGHSRVRVGAGTTGPGAALWIHGTLIDEALPDPLPGSVTELVKEYKALATSWLRKRGAWQVVDRVQQIDDVAALADNAGYSPFLSTAQKVELLETSDPAARLRLATEQLREHLAEQDVAESIAKDVQEGVDKQQREFLLRRQLDAVRKELRELHGESDGEESDDYRARVESADLPEKVREAALKEVDKLERAGDQNPEGSWIRTWLDTVLELPWNERTEDAYDIRGAKAVLDAEHAGLDDVKERITEYLAVRKRRSDRGLGVVGGRRGGAVLALVGPPGVGKTSLGESVAHAMGRRFVRVALGGVRDEAEIRGHRRTYVGALPGRIVRAVKEAGTMNPVVLLDEIDKVGSDFRGDPAAALLEVLDPAQNHTFRDHYLEVELDLSDVVFLATANVLEAIPEALLDRMELVRLDGYTEDEKVVIARDHLLPRQLERAGLEPGEVTLEESALRRLAGEYTREAGVRNLERAIARLLRKVAAQHELGRRELPFTVGDGDLRALIGRPHHVPESAQDPAERRTAVPGVATGLAVTGAGGDVLYVEASLADPETGASGLTLTGQLGDVMKESAQIALSFLRSHGAELELPVGDLKDRGVHIHFPAGAVPKDGPSAGITMTTALASLLSGRQARTDVAMTGEVSLTGRVLPIGGVKQKLLAAHRAGITTVVIPKRNEADLDDVPAEVLEKLEVHPVTDVRQVLRIALSPAEVTVPAAA